The Spirosoma radiotolerans genome has a window encoding:
- a CDS encoding sugar transferase, producing MFSESTTQESDFRVMFVESDPQRSFDFHQTFSKMVHLTVVSSRAEALKRLQEGETVDLVVMNDALGGLKFLNTIDSNRIQYEFSTMLLSADAETDINIQAEGRPTIDVFPLEFDETSLRNRLTYLIRRKKYNEIGHELDNAKKQRIPLGKRLFDIALSFSLLLAVSPILIVVAILIRLDSKGPIFYKSRRIGMGYKLFDMYKFRTMRTGADKLIAGMASQNMYKSAQPEQAPDELCETCRMANTSCQRPLFQDNMQVCEIQVQRMRHSKAMFMKFKEDPRVTRLGKFLRNTSIDELPQFFNILKGDMSFVGNRPLPPYEAEKLTTKAYARRFAAPAGLTGLWQVTKRGKAGVSDQERIQLDALYAKTYSFKTDLIILLRTVKAVFQKENV from the coding sequence ATGTTTTCGGAATCCACAACTCAGGAAAGTGATTTCCGCGTCATGTTTGTCGAAAGCGATCCACAGAGATCGTTTGACTTTCATCAGACTTTTTCAAAAATGGTCCATCTGACGGTTGTATCCAGCCGGGCAGAAGCCCTGAAACGGTTACAGGAAGGAGAAACTGTCGATTTAGTCGTCATGAATGATGCGCTGGGAGGACTCAAGTTTTTAAATACTATCGATTCGAACCGAATCCAGTATGAGTTCTCAACGATGCTGCTCAGCGCCGATGCCGAAACGGACATCAACATTCAGGCAGAGGGCAGGCCAACCATTGATGTGTTTCCGCTTGAATTTGATGAAACCTCCCTCCGCAACCGGTTAACGTACCTGATCCGACGAAAAAAATACAACGAGATCGGGCACGAACTGGACAATGCGAAAAAACAACGCATTCCGCTGGGTAAGCGCCTTTTCGATATTGCCTTGTCGTTTAGCCTTCTATTGGCCGTATCGCCCATCCTGATCGTAGTTGCGATCCTCATTCGTCTTGATTCAAAAGGACCAATTTTTTACAAGTCCCGGCGAATTGGTATGGGCTACAAACTATTCGATATGTACAAGTTCCGGACGATGCGCACCGGAGCCGATAAGCTGATTGCGGGTATGGCCTCGCAGAATATGTACAAATCAGCTCAACCCGAACAAGCCCCCGACGAACTGTGCGAAACCTGCCGAATGGCGAATACAAGCTGCCAGCGGCCTTTGTTTCAGGACAACATGCAAGTCTGTGAAATCCAGGTTCAGCGCATGCGCCATTCGAAGGCTATGTTCATGAAATTCAAGGAAGACCCTCGGGTAACCCGGCTTGGTAAGTTTTTGCGCAATACCAGCATCGACGAATTGCCCCAGTTTTTTAATATCCTGAAAGGCGACATGTCCTTTGTCGGCAACCGGCCTCTCCCACCCTACGAAGCCGAAAAGCTGACGACAAAAGCCTATGCCCGTCGCTTTGCCGCTCCAGCCGGTTTAACAGGACTATGGCAGGTAACCAAACGAGGCAAAGCGGGCGTGTCTGATCAGGAACGGATTCAACTGGATGCGCTGTATGCGAAAACGTACTCGTTTAAAACGGATTTAATTATTTTGCTCAGAACCGTAAAGGCGGTATTTCAAAAAGAAAATGTATGA
- a CDS encoding hybrid sensor histidine kinase/response regulator yields the protein MTFPSTKQLIPFTILLVDDRPENLLVLEELLDNGSRQFIKATSGNEALKQALKNDQIGLIMLDVQMPDMDGFEVAKFLKTNQKTRDISIIFVTAISKDEQYVMKGFEEGAVDYLSKPLDSNITKAKVNVFEQLWLYQQALKRSATELAIINKQLEKFVYIVAHDLKSPLTGLISLLHMVEGMNESQPISQQDLAHYLADLKDAGYHLSSMISTILEYSRQSADQQASEVINVSELLTQTIHLLFPPKHIQINIIEPMPLLFTKKVKLQQVFQNLLSNAIKYNDKAQGRIDIGCTEKGDSVEFYVRDNGPGMTSEQQTKLFRLFQPSGHSQRESSTGIGLNILKMLVEEQGGALKVVTAPGEGCTVLFNWRKR from the coding sequence ATGACGTTTCCTTCTACGAAGCAATTAATTCCGTTTACAATTCTTTTGGTCGATGACCGGCCCGAAAATCTTCTTGTTCTGGAAGAACTTCTGGACAATGGTAGTCGACAGTTTATTAAGGCAACATCGGGCAACGAAGCTCTGAAACAGGCCCTAAAAAACGATCAGATTGGCCTTATCATGCTGGATGTACAAATGCCCGACATGGATGGGTTCGAAGTAGCCAAGTTCCTGAAAACCAACCAAAAAACGCGCGATATATCCATCATTTTCGTAACGGCAATCAGTAAGGATGAGCAGTACGTAATGAAAGGCTTTGAGGAAGGAGCGGTTGATTATTTATCTAAACCGCTGGACAGTAACATTACAAAAGCTAAAGTAAATGTATTTGAACAGTTGTGGCTTTATCAGCAGGCCCTGAAGCGGTCGGCTACCGAACTGGCAATCATCAACAAGCAGCTTGAGAAGTTCGTTTACATAGTTGCACATGACCTTAAGTCGCCACTTACGGGTCTGATATCCCTGTTGCATATGGTCGAAGGGATGAACGAGAGCCAGCCCATTAGCCAGCAGGATCTGGCCCATTATCTAGCTGACCTGAAAGACGCCGGGTATCACTTGTCTTCGATGATCAGCACCATTCTTGAGTATTCCCGACAAAGTGCTGATCAACAGGCTTCCGAAGTAATAAACGTTTCAGAATTGTTAACGCAAACCATCCACCTGCTCTTCCCGCCAAAACACATACAGATAAATATAATCGAGCCAATGCCACTGCTTTTCACCAAAAAAGTGAAGTTGCAGCAAGTCTTCCAAAACCTGTTGAGTAACGCCATCAAATACAACGACAAAGCCCAGGGTCGGATCGATATTGGCTGTACCGAGAAAGGAGACTCTGTTGAATTTTATGTCCGCGATAATGGGCCTGGCATGACGAGCGAACAACAAACGAAACTCTTTCGACTTTTTCAGCCAAGCGGCCATTCGCAACGGGAGAGCAGTACGGGCATTGGCCTCAATATCCTTAAGATGCTGGTGGAAGAGCAAGGCGGAGCGCTTAAAGTAGTTACGGCTCCTGGCGAGGGGTGTACAGTGTTGTTCAACTGGCGAAAACGATAG
- a CDS encoding CheR family methyltransferase, whose protein sequence is MNIKPNVELSTTELDEILTLVRVIYGYDFTNYAQASLKRRILRCMSLVNIQTVFALRFQLANDAAFFAWFLQTIMVNVTEMFRDPPFYTNLREKVLPLLASYPVIKIWHAGCSTGEEVYSMAILLKEANLLERCRIYATDLNAANLDKARLGIIPLQTIHEYEVNYKEAGGKTDFSSYYTTEGDQAIINKNLRDSILFAQHNLVTDRVFNEFQLVCCRNVLIYFNKDLQNHVIRLFHDSLASLGYLAIGSKESLLFTDLQSQFEPISAENKIFRRTR, encoded by the coding sequence ATGAACATAAAGCCGAATGTCGAACTGAGCACAACCGAGCTGGATGAGATCTTGACGCTTGTGCGGGTTATTTATGGCTATGATTTTACCAACTATGCCCAGGCATCGCTTAAACGCCGAATCCTGCGTTGCATGAGTTTGGTCAACATACAAACAGTTTTTGCGCTTCGGTTTCAGTTGGCCAACGACGCGGCTTTCTTTGCCTGGTTTTTACAAACGATTATGGTGAACGTGACCGAAATGTTTCGGGATCCACCTTTTTATACTAATCTGCGGGAGAAAGTGTTGCCCTTACTAGCCTCATACCCAGTTATCAAAATCTGGCACGCAGGCTGTTCAACAGGTGAGGAAGTTTATTCGATGGCGATTCTGTTAAAAGAGGCTAATTTGCTGGAGCGCTGTCGCATTTATGCCACTGACCTCAATGCTGCTAATCTGGACAAAGCCCGACTGGGAATCATTCCGTTACAGACGATCCATGAGTATGAAGTTAACTATAAAGAGGCCGGTGGCAAAACTGATTTCTCTTCGTATTACACCACAGAGGGTGATCAGGCCATTATCAACAAGAACCTGAGAGACTCGATCCTGTTCGCTCAGCATAATCTGGTAACTGACCGCGTCTTCAACGAGTTTCAATTGGTTTGTTGCCGTAACGTGCTCATTTACTTCAACAAAGATTTGCAAAACCACGTTATCCGGCTTTTTCATGATAGCCTGGCTTCCCTGGGTTATCTGGCTATCGGATCGAAAGAGTCGCTCCTGTTTACTGACCTGCAAAGTCAGTTTGAGCCCATCAGCGCCGAAAATAAGATTTTTCGACGCACCCGTTAG
- a CDS encoding response regulator transcription factor, whose product MENRYHILHVDDDVYIRKIIQHTFSADFELSSCTNGIEAMAWLEKGNLPDIILTDLRMPHLDGQELISLIRASSLYRNVPIVVLSSMEDSALKISCIEQGADDFIVKPFNPLEVKAKIKALLRRTAERQNFRSDFDSTRLSPLR is encoded by the coding sequence ATGGAAAACCGATATCACATCTTGCACGTCGATGATGACGTGTATATAAGAAAGATTATTCAGCATACGTTCAGTGCAGACTTTGAGTTAAGTTCCTGTACAAATGGCATTGAAGCAATGGCCTGGTTGGAAAAAGGAAACCTTCCGGACATTATTCTCACTGATTTACGGATGCCTCATCTGGATGGCCAGGAATTGATCAGTCTGATTAGGGCTAGTTCGCTATACCGTAATGTGCCCATTGTGGTGCTGTCGAGTATGGAAGACAGTGCCTTAAAAATTAGCTGCATCGAACAGGGAGCAGATGATTTTATTGTAAAACCATTCAACCCGCTTGAAGTAAAAGCTAAAATCAAAGCTCTTCTGCGTCGAACCGCTGAACGCCAGAACTTTCGTTCCGACTTTGACTCAACGCGTTTAAGCCCACTTCGATAG
- a CDS encoding acyl-CoA dehydrogenase family protein, producing the protein MQSPSLNPSRNKVDSFESPDFYCLDDLLTAEHKLVRSAVRNFVKREITPIAEEYAQRAEFPRHIVPKFGQIGVFGATIPTEYGGGGLDQISYGLMTQEIERGDSGMRSCVSVQNSLVMYPIWAFGSEAQRQKYLPRLATGELIGCFGLTEANHGSDPGGMESNFIERSDYFLLNGSKLWITNADIADIAIVWARNDQGKVRGLIVERGMEGFTTAEINNKWSLRASTTGELTFQDVQVPKDNLLPEAFGLKSALKCLEQARYGICWGALGAAMECYEVARRYALERIQFGKPIASFQLVQKKLAEMLTDITQGQLLCWRLGVLKNEDRATVAQISMAKRNNVEMALRVAREARQILGAMGISGEYPIMRHLMNLESVSTYEGTHDIQLLILGAEITGIPAFK; encoded by the coding sequence ATGCAATCTCCCTCCCTGAATCCGTCCCGAAATAAGGTTGACTCGTTTGAGTCGCCCGATTTCTACTGTCTCGATGATCTGCTGACCGCCGAACATAAGTTGGTTCGGTCGGCTGTTCGCAACTTTGTCAAGCGTGAGATCACGCCCATCGCTGAGGAATACGCACAACGGGCCGAATTTCCGCGGCATATCGTACCAAAATTCGGACAGATTGGCGTCTTTGGCGCCACCATCCCGACCGAATACGGTGGGGGTGGGCTCGACCAGATTTCCTACGGCTTGATGACGCAGGAAATAGAGCGGGGTGACTCCGGTATGCGCTCCTGTGTATCGGTACAGAACTCGCTCGTGATGTATCCCATCTGGGCGTTTGGGTCGGAGGCTCAACGGCAAAAATACCTGCCTCGTTTAGCCACGGGCGAACTGATTGGGTGCTTCGGACTGACCGAAGCCAACCACGGGTCCGATCCGGGTGGTATGGAAAGCAATTTTATTGAGCGAAGCGACTATTTCCTGTTGAACGGCTCGAAACTCTGGATTACTAATGCCGACATTGCCGACATTGCCATTGTTTGGGCCAGAAACGATCAGGGTAAAGTGCGCGGCCTTATTGTGGAGCGGGGCATGGAAGGATTTACCACAGCCGAAATAAACAACAAATGGTCGCTGCGGGCCAGTACAACCGGCGAATTGACGTTTCAGGATGTGCAGGTGCCCAAAGATAACCTGTTGCCCGAAGCATTTGGGCTGAAAAGTGCTCTCAAGTGCCTGGAGCAGGCTCGATACGGCATTTGCTGGGGCGCCCTGGGGGCCGCTATGGAATGTTATGAAGTAGCCCGGCGGTACGCGCTCGAACGTATCCAGTTTGGTAAACCCATTGCCAGCTTTCAGTTAGTACAGAAAAAACTGGCCGAAATGCTAACCGACATTACGCAGGGGCAATTACTTTGCTGGCGACTTGGAGTGCTCAAAAATGAAGATCGAGCGACGGTAGCCCAGATTTCAATGGCCAAGCGCAACAATGTTGAGATGGCCCTTCGGGTAGCCCGCGAAGCCCGCCAGATTCTGGGAGCTATGGGTATTTCAGGCGAATATCCAATTATGCGTCACCTGATGAATCTCGAATCTGTAAGCACGTATGAGGGTACACATGATATACAACTGTTGATTTTAGGGGCTGAGATAACAGGAATTCCAGCGTTCAAATAG
- a CDS encoding sensor histidine kinase: MGSMTGTAALSISEVALENEQLRLALQAAQVGTWDYNMETGQAEWSVICKRLFGLPEDASVTPAVLLEQVHPDDRERVAHANARVLSPQSDGDHNVIFRTLREGSAPRWVQAKGKTILNDEGRILRFNGVVIDVTELKQAQEALQQSAEVLEQRVAERTQELKEANLQLKKSNENLAEFAYIASHDLQEPLRKIQSFGDILRDQYESQLGEGIMYLERMQSAARRMSTLIKDLLTFSRLSTRQENTTTVSLTDILSHVLHDLELAIQETGAEVTVESLPSVKGDASQLAQLFQNLVSNAIKFGHPGTKPVIEIRTERITATDLPLTIRPVRAVAAYQRIDVSDNGIGFDEKYIERIFQVFQRLHGTSKYAGTGIGLAICEKVVVNHGGSITARSQPGKGTTFSVYLPL; the protein is encoded by the coding sequence ATGGGTTCGATGACTGGCACAGCGGCTCTTTCTATCTCTGAGGTGGCTCTTGAAAATGAGCAGCTTCGGCTTGCTCTACAAGCGGCTCAGGTAGGAACCTGGGATTATAATATGGAAACGGGCCAGGCGGAATGGTCAGTAATTTGCAAGCGGTTATTCGGATTACCCGAGGATGCTTCTGTCACACCTGCCGTATTGTTGGAACAAGTGCATCCAGATGATCGGGAACGGGTCGCTCACGCCAACGCCCGTGTATTAAGTCCACAAAGTGATGGTGACCACAACGTTATTTTTCGTACGCTTAGAGAAGGGAGCGCTCCCCGCTGGGTGCAGGCCAAAGGCAAAACCATTTTGAATGATGAGGGCCGGATTCTACGCTTCAATGGCGTTGTGATCGACGTAACTGAGTTAAAACAGGCCCAGGAAGCGCTGCAGCAAAGCGCCGAAGTGCTGGAACAGCGGGTTGCTGAACGCACACAGGAACTTAAAGAAGCCAACCTGCAACTCAAAAAATCGAATGAGAACCTGGCCGAGTTTGCTTACATAGCCTCGCACGATTTACAGGAGCCGTTACGCAAGATTCAGTCGTTTGGGGATATCCTAAGAGATCAGTACGAATCGCAGTTGGGGGAGGGTATTATGTACCTCGAACGGATGCAGAGCGCGGCCCGCCGAATGTCGACACTCATTAAAGATCTTCTTACGTTTTCCCGTCTTTCAACCCGTCAGGAGAATACAACAACGGTATCGTTGACCGATATTCTCTCTCATGTGCTCCACGATCTGGAGCTAGCCATCCAGGAAACGGGAGCCGAGGTTACGGTCGAGTCGCTGCCAAGCGTAAAAGGTGATGCATCACAACTGGCTCAGCTCTTTCAGAATTTAGTGAGTAATGCCATTAAGTTTGGCCATCCGGGAACAAAACCAGTCATTGAGATACGTACAGAACGTATAACGGCCACTGATCTGCCGCTTACCATACGGCCCGTCCGGGCAGTTGCGGCCTACCAGCGCATTGATGTATCCGACAACGGGATTGGTTTCGACGAGAAATATATTGAGCGCATATTTCAGGTTTTTCAGCGATTGCACGGTACCAGTAAATACGCGGGCACGGGCATTGGTTTGGCTATTTGTGAAAAGGTGGTCGTGAATCATGGCGGTTCCATTACCGCCCGGAGCCAACCCGGCAAGGGAACTACCTTCAGCGTATATTTACCGCTTTGA
- a CDS encoding glycosyltransferase family 2 protein, with product MMQFFLLLCLGIVAYTYLGYGILITLLVKIRTLLKGPRLLADDDAYEPTVTLVMAAYNEMGCLPAKLQNSRELDYPVEKLQLLFVTEGSTDGSTAYLDALRLGGDRQIDVLGGDERAGKVAAMNRAVTHVSTPIVIFSDANTQLNSRAIRNLVRHFRDESVGAVAGEKRIEVLDSESAAGSGEGLYWKYESYLKRKDAQLHTVVGAAGELFAVRTNLYETVEPDTLLDDFIISLRIAGRGYRVEYEPDAYALERPSFSIDEEKKRKVRIAAGGFQSIMRLLYLLNVVRYGWLTFQYVSHRVLRWAVTPFCLPLIWLANLALLLPVPQTITPSYLFWLTFFIGQCLFYAAAYLGYRLEHRRIRVKALFVPFYFTFMNVCAILGFLRYWRGNTSGIWEKARRADEVELKVS from the coding sequence ATGATGCAGTTTTTTCTTCTCCTTTGTCTGGGCATTGTAGCGTACACTTACCTTGGCTACGGCATTCTGATTACGTTACTGGTCAAGATCCGAACCCTACTTAAGGGGCCTCGACTACTGGCGGATGACGATGCTTATGAGCCCACGGTAACACTGGTCATGGCGGCCTATAACGAAATGGGATGCCTGCCCGCCAAGCTTCAAAACTCCCGTGAGCTGGATTACCCGGTCGAAAAACTTCAGCTCTTATTTGTTACCGAAGGGTCAACGGATGGATCTACGGCCTATCTGGACGCACTACGCCTGGGTGGCGACCGCCAGATTGACGTGCTGGGCGGTGACGAACGAGCCGGCAAAGTGGCCGCGATGAATAGAGCCGTAACGCACGTTAGTACCCCAATCGTCATCTTCAGCGATGCTAACACGCAACTCAACAGCCGGGCAATCCGCAACCTTGTGCGTCATTTCCGGGACGAGTCAGTAGGCGCGGTAGCCGGTGAAAAACGCATTGAGGTGCTCGATAGTGAATCGGCTGCGGGCTCGGGCGAGGGTTTATACTGGAAATACGAGTCTTATCTGAAACGAAAAGACGCTCAGCTCCATACCGTTGTGGGCGCTGCGGGCGAGTTGTTTGCGGTACGAACCAATTTATACGAAACGGTCGAGCCAGATACGCTGCTGGACGACTTTATCATCTCGCTCCGAATTGCCGGAAGAGGATACCGGGTCGAGTATGAACCTGATGCGTATGCACTGGAGCGCCCTTCCTTCTCCATCGATGAGGAGAAAAAGCGTAAGGTACGCATTGCCGCCGGTGGCTTTCAGTCGATTATGCGACTGCTTTATTTACTGAACGTTGTTCGGTATGGCTGGCTTACGTTTCAATATGTATCACACCGGGTATTGCGCTGGGCGGTAACTCCCTTTTGCCTACCCCTGATCTGGCTGGCCAACCTGGCGCTCCTGCTGCCTGTTCCGCAAACGATAACGCCTAGCTATCTATTTTGGCTGACATTCTTTATCGGACAATGTCTCTTTTACGCAGCCGCTTACCTAGGGTATAGATTAGAACACCGCCGAATTCGGGTGAAAGCGTTGTTCGTTCCCTTTTACTTCACCTTCATGAATGTCTGCGCCATTTTAGGCTTTCTACGCTACTGGCGCGGTAATACATCAGGCATTTGGGAAAAAGCCCGGCGCGCCGATGAAGTGGAACTGAAGGTAAGTTGA